Proteins from one Toxotes jaculatrix isolate fToxJac2 chromosome 13, fToxJac2.pri, whole genome shotgun sequence genomic window:
- the irx1b gene encoding iroquois-class homeodomain protein IRX-1b, whose product MSFPQLGYPQFLSASHEVYGGERPASVREGGTEGGVSSSATAAAVGSMLGMYGSPWAAHNYSAFLPYSGATDLALISQMGSQYELKESPGSHPASLPVHAAQGFYPYGQYPYGDPSRAKTATRETTSTLKAWLQEHQKNPYPTKGEKIMLAIITRMTLTQVSTWFANARRRLKKENKVTWGRSAEDRDGRIFSSDNEDEHGKNGSDDEDEEEEIDLETVDIERPEEQRAEEQGSGKLEAEAGLSAREQASEEKSTESSRTLSVEGLRGVEAAISLNKSPVVKLAVDHSPSRQECQRPPQSKPKIWSLAETATAPDSSHKPSPAAHAHHPALASAGHPALLPGHGIYTCQIGKLHNWANAAFLNANSLLNMRSLLGGAPAGHLPLHSAVPTARHDARPAAAGPATSGTEDDSDVESSGSFSPKRDEEESDHRPDSLKSPFQLITDRPHHGTAPQRVLTTTL is encoded by the exons ATGTCTTTCCCTCAGCTGGGGTATCCCCAGTTCCTCAGTGCCTCCCATGAGGTGTACGGGGGCGAGCGGCCCGCCTCTGTCCGGGAAGGAGGCACCGAGGGCGGCGTGAGCTCGTCAGCTACCGCCGCCGCTGTCGGCTCTATGCTGGGGATGTACGGAAGCCCATGGGCGGCTCATAACTACAGTGCCTTTCTGCCGTACAGCGGAGCCACAGACCTCGCCCTCATATCCCAGATG GGCTCCCAGTATGAGCTGAAGGAGAGTCCGGGGTCTCACCCAGCCTCTCTGCCTGTGCACGCTGCTCAAGGCTTCTACCCGTACGGCCAGTATCCGTATGGGGACCCGTCGAGGGCCAAGACGGCCACACGGGAGACCACGAGCACCCTGAAGgcctggctgcaggagcaccAGAAGAACCCGTACCCGACCAAAGGAGAGAAGATCATGCTCGCAATCATTACCCGGATGACACTCACACAG gTGTCGACGTGGTTCGCGAACGCCCGCAGGCGCctgaagaaggaaaacaagGTGACCTGGGGCCGCAGCGCAGAGGACCGAGACGGCCGCATCTTCAGCAGCGACAACGAGGACGAGCACGGCAAGAACGGCAGCGACGACGAAGACGAAGAGGAGGAAATTGATTTGGAAACTGTGGATATCGAGAGACCCGAGGAGCAGCGAGCAGAGGAGCAGGGCTCCGGGAAGTTGGAGGCAGAGGCAGGCCTGTCAGCCAGAGAGCAGGCCTCCGAGGAGAAGAGCACGGAGAGCAGCAGGACGCTTTCTGTGGAGGGCCTGAGAGGAGTGGAAGCCGCTATTTCTCTCAATAAATCGCCTGTGGTCAAACTCGCAGTGGATCATTCTCCCAGCAGACAGGAGTGCCAGAGACCACCACAGAGCAAACCCAAAATCTGGTCCTTGGCTGAGACCGCCACAGCCCCGGACAGCTCACACAAACCATCACCCGCGGCCCATGCGCATCACCCGGCTTTGGCCTCCGCCGGCCACCCGGCCTTACTCCCGGGTCATGGGATATATACATGCCAGATTGGCAAGCTGCACAACTGGGCCAACGCGGCTTTTCTGAACGCCAACTCTCTTTTGAACATGAGATCGCTCCTCGGTGGGGCACCGGCCGGACACCTGCCTCTCCACAGTGCGGTGCCAACTGCGCGTCATGACGCACGACCGGCGGCAGCGGGCCCAGCAACTTCGGGGACGGAGGATGACAGTGATGTAGAGTCGTCAGGAAGCTTCAGTCCAAAAAGAGATG aggaagagagcgaCCACAGGCCTGATTCCCTGAAGTCTCCGTTCCAGCTGATCACTGACAG ACCTCACCATGGCACAGCACCACAACGAGTTCTGACAACAACATTAtga
- the irx4b gene encoding iroquois-class homeodomain protein IRX-4b, with translation MAYSQLGYSYPTAPQFLMTSGSLAGCLEPGTPPSHPVLRSPGHQLTPGTGIGVYSGPYPKSQGYYNTCTSDATALYSRGPLDPKEGAASVHVGTSQTPAYYPYEYTFGQYPYDRYGYSCSDSASRRKNATRETTSTLKAWLQEHQKNPYPTKGEKIMLAIITRMTLTQVSTWFANARRRLKKENKVTWSPRTCKSSDDRGCDDDSDEAEKPLKSDKELPDQQCADLQSDLEDFDLLESDASDCEPKPQYLPEDNDTNLNTDLPHGHLSHNPDPLHGKERLSPDCPKPTSVQHQNTSFYPNPDLQSTDTKPKIWSIAHTAVSLDASLQPEYPPCMLSSTGSSSPAYPSSMGLTKADRQQESPVTTLREWVDGVFHGPPFQQPKPAEMWKGLNDAMMDSRIPAQSFELVRSSSSL, from the exons ATGGCTTACTCTCAGCTGGGATACTCCTACCCCACCGCTCCGCAG TTTCTGATGACCTCCGGCTCTCTTGCCGGTTGTCTGGAACCTGGAACGCCTCCGTCTCACCCGGTGCTGCGCTCTCCGGGCCATCAGCTCACTCCAGGCACCGGCATCGGAGTTTACAGCGGCCCTTATCCGAAGAGCCAAGGTTATTACAACACTTGCACCAGCGATGCCACCGCTCTCTATTCCAGA GGACCACTAGATCCCAAAGAGGGAGCTGCATCTGTGCATGTGGGGACATCTCAGACTCCTGCCTACTATCCCTACGAATACACATTTGGACAATATCCTTATGACAGATATGG GTATTCCTGCTCTGACAGTGCTTCACGTCGTAAAAATGCCACCCGAGAGACCACCAGCACCCTGAAagcttggctgcaggagcaccaGAAGAACCCCTACCCCACAAAGGGAGAGAAGATAATGCTTGCTATCATCACCAGGATGACTCTCACACAG gtATCTACATGGTTTGCCAATGCACGCAGGAGGctgaaaaaagagaacaaagtgACGTGGTCACCGCGCACTTGTAAAAGCTCTGATGATCGAGGctgtgatgatgacagtgacGAAGCTGAGAAGCCACTTAAAAGTGACAAAGAGCTTCCTG ATCAGCAGTGTGCAGACCTGCAAAGCGATCTTGAGGACTTCGATCTGCTGGAGTCTGATGCTTCTGATTGTGAACCGAAGCCACAGTACCTACCTGAGGACAATGATACAAACCTAAACACAGATCTCCCACACGGGCACCTCTCACACAACCCAGACCCATTGCACGGAAAAGAGAGATTATCCCCGGACTGCCCCAAACCCACATCAGTCCAACACCAAAACACCTCCTTCTATCCTAATCCAGAccttcagagcacagacacCAAGCCAAAAATTTGGTCCATCGCTCACACTGCTGTGTCTTTGGATGCCAGCTTGCAGCCAGAATACCCTCCCTGTATGCTGTCATCAACTGGGTCCTCCTCTCCTGCATATCCCTCTAGTATGGGGCTCACTAAGGCAGACAGGCAACAGGAATCACCAGTCACCACGCTCAGAGAATGGGTGGATGGCGTTTTCCATGGTCCCCCTTTCCAACAGCCCAAACCAGCTGAGATGTGGAAAGGCTTGAATGATGCCATGATGGACAGCAGAATACCTGCACAATCCTTTGAACTTGTTAGGTCTTCGTCATCTTTGTAG
- the ndufs6 gene encoding NADH dehydrogenase [ubiquinone] iron-sulfur protein 6, mitochondrial gives MAAAVGRVLSFSKNAKVLVAPLRLSAHRYSVEVSSTGEAITHTGQVFDEKDPRRARFVGRQKEVNKNFAINLVAEEPVTDIEARVVSCDGGGGALGHPKVYINLDKDTKVGTCGYCGLQFKQKHHH, from the exons ATGGCGGCCGCAGTGGGCAGAGTTCTGTCCTTCAGTAAAAATGCTAAGGTGTTAGTTGCACCCTTGAGGCTGTCTGCTCACCGCTACAGCGTAGAGGTGTCCAGTACCGGTGAGGCCATTACTCACACTGGTCAG GTGTTTGACGAGAAGGATCCCAGGAGAGCCAGATTCGTtggcagacagaaagag GTGAATAAGAACTTTGCCATCAACTTGGTGGCAGAGGAGCCAGTGACTGACATTGAGGCCAGAGTTGTGTCCTGcgatggaggtggaggagctcTGGGCCATCCCAAAGTCTACATCAATCTG gATAAAGACACAAAAGTGGGCACCTGTGGCTACTGTGGACTACAGTTCAAGCAGAAGCATCATCACTGa
- the mrpl36 gene encoding 39S ribosomal protein L36, mitochondrial yields the protein MAPLLLKHLAASLTRQVVQMSRLNLTFSSPAASAYRCIYTLTTAPRTLLLSSAGVSSIQPPSSGSSAQCVPSLLGQCQHLPCIQPSAGMKTKSALKRRCKDCFFVRRRGRLFVFCKTNPRHKQRQG from the coding sequence ATGGCGCCCCTCCTGTTAAAGCACTTGGCTGCCTCCCTGACTCGCCAAGTGGTCCAGATGAGCCGGTTAAATCTGACCTTCTCTTCACCAGCAGCTAGTGCTTACAGATGTATCTACACTCTCACCACAGCTCCCCGCACACTGCTCCTGTCATCAGCTGGAGTCAGCTCCATCCAGCCTCCCTCGTCTGGCTCCTCTGCTCAATGTGTACCATCTCTGTTGGGACAGTGTCAGCATCTTCCCTGCATCCAGCCTTCTGCAGGGATGAAAACCAAGTCTGCCCTGAAGAGACGCTGCAAGGACTGTTTTTTTGTTCGACGGAGGGGAcgtttgtttgtgttctgcaAGACAAATCCAAGACACAAACAAAGGCAGggctaa